The sequence below is a genomic window from Pleurocapsa sp. PCC 7327.
GTTTCGACAAAGTACTAGAAGCCTATCCCAACGACTACTGGGCGCACTATCGCCAAGGAGAAGCCTATCGCTTTGCAGGCAACTATGAAAGCGCGATCGCTTGTTACGATAGAGCATTAGAAAAACGACCAAACGACTACTGGAGTTGGTATCGTCGTGGCGATGCCTTTCGCAGTAGGGGCAAATTGGAAGAGTCCTTGACGAACTATCAAAAAGCCGTAGAAAGCAAACCCCAAGATTATTGGGCTTGGTATCAGCAAGGCGTTATTCTACAGCAGCTACAGCGCTACGGCGAAGCGATTTCATGTTACCAGCATGCCTTAAAAGTCGAACCAGAAGATGACTATACCCACTATAACCAAGCTTGCTGTCAGGCGGCATTAGGTAAGGTCAATGAGTCTCTCGATAGCTTAGAAAAAGCAATCGACCTTTATCCGGAAATTTATATCGAATTAGCTCATTCCAACGGAATTTTTGACGATTTGCGCCAAAAATCTAGGTTTGAAGCTTTAATGGCAAAATCGTGCCATTATCGAACTGACTGACAAAACCCCTCAAACCAATGATACCTACTAAATTAATCGAGCAAGTTAAACTCGACTTTAACAACGTAAATCCTTCAAAATCTATCCATCAAGACTTATCTACAGCCGTATTTACCTCGCCAGATACGCTTTGGGTTGCCTCCGATGAAATCAATGCGATCGAACGACTAAAAAAGGTTGATGGGAAAACTTTTGGAGAGCATCAATCTTTTCATTTATCGCAATTGCTAAATAATTTTAATGATGAGGAAAAAGAGGTCGATATCGAAGGAATGGATTATGATGGAAACTATCTTTGGTTAATCGGATCTCACAGTACCAAACGAAAAAAAGCGAAACTAGATAATATTAACAGACTTCAGACAATTAAACAAGATAAAAATCGCTATCTTCTCGCTCGCATTCCTTTGGTTGGAGATAAGTTAGAAAAAGAAGCTAATAACCGACAAGCCGCTTACTTAGAACGTAACCCATTTGGAACCAATCAACTAATAGAAGTTCTTAAAAACGATCCGTACATTGGAGACATTCTCTCTATTAATTTACCAGGAAAAGATAATGGTTTTGATATTGAGGGTTT
It includes:
- a CDS encoding tetratricopeptide repeat protein, coding for MQKKQLFTVYKALECRPDNYQDWYRMGDALRLQGNHREALLSYEKAIEYYPRDYWAWYKRGMTLEELGRYEEAAASYEIASIVQPNNYWSWYDRGCLCLEKLGDYEGAISCFDKVLEAYPNDYWAHYRQGEAYRFAGNYESAIACYDRALEKRPNDYWSWYRRGDAFRSRGKLEESLTNYQKAVESKPQDYWAWYQQGVILQQLQRYGEAISCYQHALKVEPEDDYTHYNQACCQAALGKVNESLDSLEKAIDLYPEIYIELAHSNGIFDDLRQKSRFEALMAKSCHYRTD
- a CDS encoding DUF3616 domain-containing protein; protein product: MIPTKLIEQVKLDFNNVNPSKSIHQDLSTAVFTSPDTLWVASDEINAIERLKKVDGKTFGEHQSFHLSQLLNNFNDEEKEVDIEGMDYDGNYLWLIGSHSTKRKKAKLDNINRLQTIKQDKNRYLLARIPLVGDKLEKEANNRQAAYLERNPFGTNQLIEVLKNDPYIGDILSINLPGKDNGFDIEGLLVREETILIGLRGPVLRGIAIILEISVEEKEAGILSLKSINNEGQRYKKHFLDLDGLGVRDLCLDGEDVLILAGPTMDLDGTLRVFRWQGAFGLPDKSFSVQKEGTLATLFDIPYTSGSDRAEGLTLFPHANAAKAVLVVYDSPDSKRIIEPAGVLADVFAWE